In Chloracidobacterium sp., the following proteins share a genomic window:
- a CDS encoding UMP kinase: MAKPVFNRILLKLSGEALMGASEYGIDTAVAASVAEELKGVNELGVDIAIVVGGGNIFRGVSESAGNMDRAAADYIGMLATVMNAVVLQDALEKQGVHTRVMSAIDIPQLAEPFIRRRAVRHLEKKRIVIFAAGTGNPYFTTDSAASLRALEIEADVILKGTKVDGVYSADPVKDVSATKFEKITFQEVLEKNLKVMDASAISLCRDNDLPIMVFNMREAGNILKAVCGDTSIGTLVTN; this comes from the coding sequence ATGGCGAAGCCCGTTTTCAACCGAATCCTCCTCAAGCTCTCCGGCGAGGCGTTGATGGGCGCGTCTGAGTACGGCATCGATACCGCAGTAGCGGCCTCGGTCGCAGAGGAACTCAAGGGCGTAAATGAGCTCGGCGTAGACATCGCGATCGTAGTCGGTGGAGGCAATATCTTTCGGGGCGTATCAGAGTCGGCTGGTAATATGGATAGGGCTGCTGCCGATTACATCGGTATGCTCGCGACCGTCATGAACGCCGTCGTGCTGCAGGACGCGCTTGAGAAGCAGGGCGTCCACACACGCGTGATGTCGGCGATCGACATCCCGCAGCTTGCTGAGCCGTTCATTCGTCGGCGGGCAGTCAGACATCTTGAAAAGAAACGCATCGTTATATTTGCAGCCGGCACCGGAAATCCTTATTTCACAACGGATTCGGCGGCGTCCTTGAGAGCTCTGGAGATCGAGGCCGACGTGATCCTGAAGGGCACCAAAGTCGACGGCGTCTATTCCGCGGATCCGGTCAAGGATGTGTCAGCGACCAAGTTTGAGAAGATCACTTTCCAGGAGGTTCTGGAGAAGAATCTTAAAGTGATGGACGCATCGGCTATCTCGCTTTGTCGCGATAATGATCTGCCGATCATGGTCTTTAACATGCGCGAGGCAGGCAACATCCTTAAGGCCGTCTGCGGCGACACATCGATCGGAACGCTGGTAACTAATTAG
- a CDS encoding SOS response-associated peptidase family protein, translated as MCGRVSQLRGKRFGEMIAHWLYPEAFEERHNLRPTEPAWIVARRGDGMIKTLEARWWCQWDGSHSFETKFPMFNARVETMYERKLWADLLQRGHRCIFPIDSFYEWPVKGRGLPPVEIFVKGREPYALAGLWSRYFDDSEPRYSFAAFTCPPNDFMKPIHEKAMPVILNTINDQKKWLEDGDESLLKPFTGEMESDALSDTLEHLFPAENRKY; from the coding sequence ATGTGTGGAAGAGTTTCACAGCTCAGGGGGAAGAGGTTTGGCGAGATGATCGCGCATTGGCTGTATCCGGAGGCGTTTGAGGAGCGGCACAATCTCAGACCGACGGAACCGGCCTGGATCGTGGCACGGCGGGGCGACGGAATGATAAAGACGTTAGAGGCCCGCTGGTGGTGTCAGTGGGATGGGTCGCACTCATTCGAGACCAAGTTTCCGATGTTCAACGCCCGTGTCGAGACGATGTACGAACGCAAACTGTGGGCCGACCTGCTGCAGCGTGGGCACCGGTGCATCTTTCCCATTGACAGCTTTTACGAGTGGCCGGTAAAAGGCAGAGGCTTGCCGCCCGTCGAGATATTTGTCAAAGGCCGCGAGCCGTACGCGCTGGCCGGGCTGTGGAGCAGATACTTCGATGACAGCGAACCTCGCTACTCTTTCGCCGCCTTCACCTGCCCGCCAAATGATTTCATGAAGCCCATCCACGAAAAGGCAATGCCCGTCATCCTCAACACCATCAACGACCAAAAAAAGTGGCTCGAAGATGGCGACGAATCCCTCCTAAAGCCGTTCACCGGCGAAATGGAATCTGACGCCTTGTCCGACACGCTCGAGCACCTATTTCCCGCCGAGAATCGGAAGTATTAA
- the frr gene encoding ribosome recycling factor, which translates to MSVQDVIKETGPKMESVVEDFKRKLANVRTGRASIGLLDAVHVDYYGTSTPLSQMASIAVPEPQLITIQPWDISQLGAVEKAIIAANLGLNPSNDGKLIRLPVPPLNEERRKQLAKQVHEIAEEHRVAVRNVRHHSNDSLKRLLKDKAISEDDERGGLDDIQKLTNTYISKIDELGKNKEHEIMSV; encoded by the coding sequence ATGAGCGTACAAGATGTCATAAAAGAGACCGGGCCGAAGATGGAATCGGTCGTCGAAGATTTCAAACGCAAGCTCGCTAACGTCCGCACGGGCCGTGCGAGTATTGGGCTGCTTGATGCGGTTCACGTCGATTATTATGGCACTTCGACACCGCTTAGCCAGATGGCGTCGATTGCCGTGCCCGAGCCGCAGCTCATCACGATCCAGCCGTGGGACATCTCCCAACTCGGTGCCGTCGAAAAGGCCATCATCGCGGCCAATCTTGGCCTCAACCCCTCGAATGACGGCAAGCTGATCCGCCTGCCGGTGCCGCCGCTCAATGAAGAGCGTCGCAAACAGCTTGCCAAACAGGTCCACGAGATCGCCGAGGAACACCGTGTTGCGGTACGAAACGTCCGCCACCATTCGAATGACTCGCTCAAACGCCTCCTCAAAGACAAGGCCATCTCCGAAGACGACGAACGCGGCGGCCTCGACGACATCCAAAAGCTCACAAACACCTACATCTCAAAGATCGACGAACTCGGGAAGAACAAAGAGCACGAGATCATGAGCGTGTAA
- the tsf gene encoding translation elongation factor Ts has product MAEVSASSVKSLREKTGAGMIDCKNALVEANGDETAAIEILRKKGIATADKKAGRVTAEGAVGSYIHMGGKVGVLVEINCESDFVARGDEFQQLVKDVAMHIAATDPRYTNRSDVPDGDLAKEREILMEQLKNDPKNAGKPDDVLAKIIEGRLNKFYEENVLVDQPFVKDPAKTVGELVTEKVAAIKENISIRRFARFKMGEGIEKKVDDFAAEVASMVG; this is encoded by the coding sequence ATGGCAGAAGTAAGTGCAAGTTCAGTAAAGTCGTTGCGGGAAAAGACCGGCGCTGGCATGATCGATTGCAAGAATGCCCTCGTCGAGGCTAACGGCGACGAGACGGCCGCCATCGAGATCCTACGTAAGAAAGGGATCGCGACCGCTGACAAAAAGGCGGGCCGTGTGACGGCTGAGGGAGCGGTCGGATCGTATATTCACATGGGCGGCAAGGTCGGCGTGCTGGTCGAGATCAACTGCGAGAGCGATTTTGTCGCCCGCGGCGATGAGTTTCAGCAGCTCGTCAAGGACGTTGCGATGCATATTGCCGCGACGGATCCCCGTTATACTAACCGCTCGGACGTCCCTGACGGCGACCTCGCAAAGGAACGCGAGATCCTAATGGAACAGCTCAAGAACGACCCCAAGAACGCGGGCAAGCCCGACGACGTTCTTGCGAAGATCATCGAAGGCCGATTGAACAAGTTCTACGAGGAGAATGTTCTCGTTGATCAGCCGTTCGTAAAAGACCCCGCCAAGACGGTAGGCGAGTTGGTTACCGAAAAGGTCGCTGCGATCAAAGAGAACATCTCGATCCGCCGCTTTGCCCGCTTCAAGATGGGCGAGGGCATTGAGAAGAAAGTCGACGATTTTGCGGCAGAAGTAGCCTCCATGGTTGGTTAA
- the rpsB gene encoding 30S ribosomal protein S2 produces the protein MATVTMKELLEAGVHFGHQVRRWNPKMKEYIFGARNGIYIIDLQKTQKMFRDSLAWVQESLTERPNQKVLFVGTKRQAQDAIKEEAERCGMFYVNNRWLGGLLTNYETVKKSINRLKDIESMREDGRMEMLTKKERLQLDREHEKLMKNLAGIKEMNGRPDLLFVIDVRKEDIAVKEANKLDIPIVAVVDTNCSPEGIDHVIPGNDDALRAIRLFAARIADAIIEGRQIGTEGRTAEVEAGADGEDAGADEAEIGSLTAIPKEYLSEDERAEMESEDIHEEEDEDIVSAETDASETATEATDEPAVEATAGEPTPETTEESNEATAS, from the coding sequence TTGGCTACAGTTACGATGAAGGAACTCCTCGAGGCAGGAGTTCATTTTGGTCACCAGGTCCGCCGTTGGAACCCGAAGATGAAGGAATACATCTTTGGCGCTCGCAACGGTATTTATATTATCGACCTACAAAAAACGCAGAAGATGTTCCGCGATTCGCTCGCGTGGGTACAGGAATCGCTAACCGAACGTCCCAATCAAAAGGTCCTTTTCGTAGGCACAAAACGCCAGGCTCAGGATGCGATCAAGGAAGAGGCCGAACGCTGCGGGATGTTCTATGTGAACAACCGCTGGCTCGGCGGCCTGCTCACCAATTACGAGACTGTCAAGAAGTCGATCAATCGCCTAAAAGACATAGAATCGATGCGCGAGGACGGCCGCATGGAGATGCTCACCAAGAAGGAGCGCCTTCAACTCGACCGAGAGCACGAAAAGCTCATGAAGAACCTCGCCGGAATCAAGGAAATGAACGGGCGTCCGGATCTCCTTTTTGTAATTGATGTAAGGAAAGAAGATATTGCCGTCAAGGAAGCAAATAAGCTCGATATTCCGATCGTTGCCGTCGTCGATACCAACTGCTCGCCCGAGGGTATCGATCACGTCATTCCGGGCAACGATGACGCGCTGCGTGCGATCCGACTCTTTGCGGCCCGCATTGCAGATGCCATCATCGAGGGTCGACAGATTGGGACAGAAGGCCGCACTGCGGAAGTCGAGGCGGGGGCCGATGGTGAAGACGCAGGTGCAGACGAGGCCGAGATCGGTTCGCTAACCGCCATTCCAAAAGAATATCTGAGCGAGGACGAGCGCGCCGAGATGGAATCCGAAGATATACATGAGGAAGAGGACGAGGATATAGTGTCGGCTGAGACGGACGCATCGGAAACAGCAACCGAGGCTACCGACGAACCGGCGGTTGAGGCCACGGCTGGCGAGCCAACCCCGGAAACAACCGAAGAAAGCAACGAAGCTACGGCAAGCTAA